In Stenotrophomonas sp. ASS1, the following proteins share a genomic window:
- a CDS encoding Sua5/YciO/YrdC/YwlC family protein — translation MKAHAGPVAAMKELTLDSAVATLRAGGVIAYPTEAVWGLGCDPSHEAAVHMVLRLKQRPIEKGMILVAAELAQLEGWVRLQALPDARQRAVLASWPGANTWILPAGPRAQPWVTGEHSGIAVRISAHPLVAELCRAWGGPLVSTSANLAGEPPARSREELDPRLLRLLDGILDGQTGGLAQPTPIRDALSGNVLRS, via the coding sequence ATGAAGGCCCACGCCGGGCCGGTCGCCGCCATGAAAGAACTCACCCTGGACTCTGCTGTCGCCACGCTCCGCGCGGGCGGCGTGATCGCCTACCCGACCGAAGCGGTCTGGGGCCTGGGCTGTGATCCCTCGCACGAAGCTGCGGTGCACATGGTGCTGCGGCTGAAGCAGCGCCCGATCGAGAAAGGCATGATCCTGGTCGCGGCCGAACTGGCGCAGCTGGAAGGCTGGGTGCGGCTGCAGGCGCTGCCCGACGCCCGCCAGCGCGCGGTGCTGGCCAGCTGGCCCGGTGCCAACACCTGGATCCTGCCTGCCGGCCCGCGCGCGCAGCCCTGGGTCACCGGCGAACACAGCGGTATCGCGGTGCGCATCAGCGCGCACCCGCTGGTGGCCGAACTCTGCCGCGCCTGGGGCGGCCCGCTGGTCTCCACCAGTGCCAACCTGGCCGGCGAACCACCAGCGCGCAGCCGCGAAGAACTGGACCCGCGCCTGCTGCGCCTGCTCGACGGCATCCTCGATGGGCAGACCGGCGGCCTGGCCCAGCCCACCCCGATCCGCGACGCGCTCAGCGGCAACGTGCTGCGCTCCTGA
- a CDS encoding DUF4124 domain-containing protein: MTLLRATLSLCLLLPWTAPAAEDVRVYRCVASNGAVALQDRPCNSGRQQVRDLQRPRDPAPRVVRSDATPPPPSETPVIREREVRHVYIQPPQPMYECVSEDGRRYTSDNNEGNPRWVPLWTSVWLPHGHRGPAYPGPRPAIGTPIGEGTGYRRPSIGMDVQVPAGSVLVRDSCHALPPQEVCARLSDRRWELDRRYNSALQSERTAISNEQRGIDARLSRDCER, from the coding sequence ATGACCCTGCTGCGCGCCACCTTGAGCCTGTGTCTGCTGCTGCCGTGGACGGCACCCGCGGCCGAGGACGTGCGTGTCTACCGCTGCGTTGCCAGCAACGGTGCCGTCGCCCTGCAGGACAGGCCGTGCAACAGCGGCCGCCAGCAGGTGCGCGACCTGCAGCGCCCGCGCGATCCCGCTCCACGGGTGGTGCGCAGTGATGCCACGCCTCCGCCGCCCAGCGAAACCCCGGTCATCCGCGAGCGCGAAGTCCGCCACGTCTACATCCAGCCGCCGCAGCCGATGTACGAGTGCGTGAGCGAGGACGGACGGCGCTATACCAGCGACAACAACGAAGGCAATCCGCGCTGGGTGCCGCTGTGGACCAGTGTCTGGCTGCCGCACGGCCATCGTGGTCCAGCCTATCCCGGACCACGCCCGGCCATCGGCACGCCGATCGGCGAAGGCACGGGTTATCGCCGCCCCTCGATCGGCATGGACGTGCAGGTGCCGGCCGGCAGCGTGCTGGTCCGCGACAGCTGCCATGCGTTGCCACCACAGGAAGTCTGCGCACGGCTGAGTGACCGCCGCTGGGAGCTGGATCGCCGTTACAACAGCGCGCTGCAGAGTGAACGCACCGCCATCAGCAACGAACAGCGCGGTATCGATGCGCGCCTGTCGCGCGATTGCGAACGCTGA